The following proteins are encoded in a genomic region of [Eubacterium] hominis:
- a CDS encoding DegV family protein, translating to MKIAVITDSGSGLTKQQANELGIYYLPLQIIVNDKMYLDGENITVEEIYEFLRNGEMPTTSMPPMGIMEEVFHEIKKQGYEAAIAIPLTSGLSSTCSVMQACAKRCELPLEVIETYTTCNIQRYLALSAIQLVKQGIELDEILTRLKDSAANSNTLIMPDDLQHLKRGGRLTPLAAALGGLLKIKPILQLNETSQGKVDVFDKVRTASKAQQKMLDTFKSANLDETYTLTVLHSGAPEAGEKLKELMQESFLGLDIYYGLIGAVISAHTGLGCLGIQYIKKVKGL from the coding sequence ATGAAAATTGCCGTAATAACAGACAGTGGAAGTGGATTAACAAAACAACAGGCCAATGAACTTGGAATCTATTATCTGCCATTACAGATTATCGTAAATGATAAAATGTATTTGGATGGAGAAAATATAACCGTAGAAGAGATCTATGAATTTTTAAGAAATGGAGAAATGCCAACTACTTCAATGCCTCCTATGGGGATTATGGAAGAAGTATTCCATGAAATCAAAAAACAAGGCTATGAAGCTGCAATCGCCATACCTTTGACATCAGGATTATCCTCTACATGCAGTGTAATGCAGGCATGTGCAAAACGCTGTGAATTGCCTTTAGAAGTAATCGAAACATATACAACCTGCAATATTCAACGTTATCTTGCTCTATCAGCAATACAGTTAGTTAAACAAGGAATAGAATTAGATGAAATCTTAACCCGTTTAAAAGATAGTGCCGCAAACAGCAATACTTTGATAATGCCAGATGATTTACAGCATTTAAAACGTGGTGGACGATTAACACCATTAGCGGCAGCATTAGGTGGATTATTAAAAATCAAGCCGATTCTTCAATTAAATGAAACATCCCAGGGAAAAGTGGATGTATTTGATAAAGTGCGTACAGCGTCAAAAGCGCAACAAAAAATGCTGGACACTTTTAAAAGTGCCAATCTTGATGAAACCTATACCTTAACTGTTCTGCATAGTGGCGCACCAGAAGCTGGTGAAAAGTTAAAAGAACTAATGCAAGAATCATTCCTAGGGCTGGATATCTATTATGGATTGATCGGGGCTGTTATTTCAGCACATACCGGCTTAGGATGTCTGGGTATTCAATATATCAAAAAAGTGAAAGGACTGTAG
- the uvrA gene encoding excinuclease ABC subunit UvrA: MKHDYIDIKGARENNLKNIDIKVPRDKFVIMTGVSGSGKTSLAFDTIYAEGQRRYVESLSAYARQFLGGSEKPDVDSIEGLSPSISIDQKTTSNNPRSTVGTVTEIYDYLRLLYARVGVPYCPTHHEPITSQTIKQMVDKVMELEDKTRLTILSPIVHGKKGTQKDLFENLQKEGYIRVRVDGELKLLEDVEALEKNKKHNVDVVIDRIVKGNDRSRLHDSLETALKLSDGLAIVAYHDQEMLFSSNYSCKYCGFSVPRLEPRLFSFNAPFGACDTCKGLGITQKVDLDYLIPDRSKSIREGGIVYYKNIVNTENLEWQRFKALLDYYDISIDTPLKDLSKAQMDVMLYGSKDLISYKLASRSGNVTKKTEFIEGVCTLIERRYMETSSTMSREWYATFLAEAPCPTCGGKRLNPQALSVIVGGKNIYEWTQMSIVNAITFMNELTLTKQQEEIAKLIVKEIRERLTFLNNVGLGYITLDRLAGTLSGGEAQRIRLATQIGSHLSGVLYVLDEPSIGLHQRDNDRLINSLKDMRDLGNSLIVVEHDEDTMRASDYIIDIGPGAGIHGGNVVAAGTPEEVMANPDSITGQYLSGKMKIEIPAKRRKGNGKKLEVMGACENNLKNVNVKFPLGSFIVVTGVSGSGKSSLVNEVLSKGIMHALGRTRIKPGKHKKIKGIDYIDKLIDISQDPIGRTPRSNPATYTGVFDDIRELFTHTPEAKMRGYEKGRFSFNVKGGRCEACQGDGILRISMHFLPDVYVPCEECGGKRYNEETLQVTYKGKNIYDVLEMTVDEALEFFSNVSKIKHKLQTLKDVGLGYIKLGQSATSLSGGEAQRVKLASELQRKATGKTLFILDEPTTGLHTHDVKRLLEVLQRIVENGDTVLVIEHNLDVIKCADYIIDIGPEGGDDGGSIIATGTPEQVAEVAESFTGQYLKKVLQKG, translated from the coding sequence ATGAAACATGATTATATAGATATAAAAGGTGCCAGAGAGAATAATCTAAAGAACATTGATATCAAGGTTCCAAGAGATAAGTTTGTTATTATGACTGGTGTTTCCGGTTCAGGAAAGACCTCTTTGGCGTTTGATACGATTTATGCAGAAGGGCAGCGTCGTTATGTGGAAAGTTTAAGTGCATATGCCAGACAGTTTTTAGGTGGAAGTGAAAAGCCGGATGTAGATTCTATTGAAGGATTATCACCATCTATTTCTATTGATCAGAAAACAACCAGTAATAATCCACGTTCTACCGTGGGTACTGTGACTGAAATTTATGATTATTTACGTCTTTTATATGCACGTGTAGGGGTACCTTATTGTCCTACCCATCATGAACCCATTACATCACAGACCATTAAACAGATGGTAGACAAAGTAATGGAGTTGGAAGATAAAACACGATTAACAATTTTATCTCCTATTGTTCATGGAAAAAAAGGTACACAAAAAGATTTGTTTGAAAATCTTCAAAAAGAAGGTTATATCCGTGTCCGTGTGGATGGGGAATTAAAACTTTTGGAAGATGTGGAAGCTTTAGAAAAAAATAAAAAGCATAATGTGGATGTGGTAATCGATCGTATCGTAAAAGGAAATGATCGTTCCCGTTTACATGATTCTTTAGAAACAGCATTGAAACTAAGTGATGGTTTGGCAATTGTTGCCTATCATGATCAGGAGATGTTATTCTCCAGCAATTATTCCTGTAAATATTGTGGTTTTTCTGTGCCACGTCTGGAACCACGTTTATTTTCATTTAATGCACCATTTGGCGCATGTGATACATGTAAAGGTTTAGGTATTACACAGAAGGTAGATTTGGATTATCTGATTCCTGATCGTAGTAAATCAATTCGTGAAGGCGGTATTGTTTATTATAAAAATATCGTAAATACAGAAAATCTGGAATGGCAGCGTTTTAAGGCATTGCTGGATTATTATGATATTAGTATTGATACACCGCTAAAAGACTTAAGTAAAGCACAGATGGATGTGATGTTATATGGCTCTAAAGATTTGATCAGTTATAAACTGGCAAGTCGCAGTGGCAATGTCACAAAGAAAACAGAATTTATTGAAGGTGTGTGTACATTGATTGAACGCCGTTATATGGAAACAAGTTCTACGATGTCACGTGAGTGGTATGCGACCTTCTTAGCGGAAGCACCATGTCCTACATGTGGTGGAAAACGTTTAAATCCACAAGCATTGAGTGTTATAGTTGGTGGTAAAAACATCTATGAATGGACACAGATGTCGATTGTCAATGCGATTACATTTATGAATGAATTAACATTAACAAAACAGCAGGAAGAAATCGCAAAACTGATTGTGAAAGAAATCAGAGAGCGTTTGACTTTTTTAAACAATGTTGGACTGGGATATATTACACTTGATCGTTTAGCGGGAACTTTATCTGGTGGAGAAGCGCAGCGTATTCGTCTGGCTACACAAATTGGTTCTCATTTAAGTGGTGTATTATATGTGCTGGATGAGCCAAGTATTGGTTTACATCAGCGTGATAATGATCGTTTGATCAATTCCTTAAAGGATATGCGTGATTTGGGCAACTCTTTGATTGTTGTAGAGCATGATGAAGATACCATGCGTGCAAGTGATTATATTATCGATATAGGACCAGGTGCTGGTATTCATGGTGGCAATGTTGTAGCTGCTGGTACACCTGAGGAAGTTATGGCAAATCCTGATTCTATTACAGGGCAGTATCTGAGTGGAAAAATGAAGATTGAAATACCTGCGAAACGCAGAAAAGGCAATGGCAAGAAATTAGAAGTCATGGGTGCTTGTGAAAATAACCTGAAGAATGTAAATGTTAAATTCCCATTAGGTTCTTTTATCGTTGTGACTGGTGTCAGTGGCAGTGGAAAAAGTTCTTTGGTGAATGAAGTATTGAGTAAAGGCATTATGCATGCTCTGGGAAGAACACGCATTAAACCAGGAAAACATAAAAAAATCAAAGGCATCGATTATATCGATAAACTGATTGACATCTCACAGGATCCAATCGGCAGAACGCCAAGAAGTAATCCTGCCACATATACCGGAGTATTTGATGATATTCGTGAATTATTCACGCATACACCAGAAGCGAAAATGCGTGGTTATGAAAAAGGACGTTTCTCTTTTAACGTGAAAGGCGGTCGTTGTGAGGCATGTCAAGGGGATGGCATCCTGCGTATTTCTATGCATTTTTTACCTGATGTATATGTGCCTTGTGAGGAATGTGGTGGAAAACGTTATAATGAAGAAACTTTGCAGGTAACGTATAAAGGTAAAAATATTTATGATGTTTTGGAAATGACAGTGGATGAAGCATTGGAATTCTTCTCTAATGTATCTAAAATCAAACATAAACTACAGACATTGAAAGATGTAGGACTTGGCTATATCAAACTTGGACAAAGTGCCACAAGTTTATCTGGTGGAGAAGCACAGCGTGTAAAACTTGCCAGTGAGCTGCAGCGTAAAGCGACAGGGAAAACATTGTTTATTCTGGATGAGCCAACAACTGGATTACATACGCATGATGTGAAGCGGTTATTAGAGGTTTTACAGCGTATTGTGGAAAACGGAGATACTGTCTTAGTCATTGAACATAACCTGGATGTCATCAAATGCGCAGATTATATTATAGATATTGGTCCGGAAGGTGGAGATGATGGTGGAAGCATTATCGCAACTGGAACACCGGAGCAGGTAGCGGAAGTGGCAGAAAGCTTTACCGGTCAGTATTTAAAAAAGGTACTGCAGAAAGGATAA
- the hprK gene encoding HPr(Ser) kinase/phosphatase encodes MEEITSVSVKALVEAFDFEQITGDEESLNRQIVMADTNRPGLELAGFFENSQVKRLVVLGDKEIAYISTMSVQKQRRAFDFITNEITPAIIITKGHKCPDVLKRCAKRKNFPVLSSESATTRLIVDLVAFLDEKLASSQCLHGGLLSIYGKGVLIRGESGMGKSEIALELIKRGHLLVADDRVDCYRIHNKIVGKAPELLSGMLEIRGIGIINVARMFGVSSVLPKTQVDFQVNLEMWKPDQDYDRVGIEEKKHENILGVDIPKIVVPVREGRSMAVIIESAVTNYMLSEMGMDSAKEFEQRVLDYIEKNKNAQ; translated from the coding sequence ATGGAAGAAATAACAAGTGTATCCGTCAAAGCGCTGGTGGAGGCCTTTGACTTTGAACAGATTACAGGAGATGAAGAAAGCCTGAATCGTCAGATTGTCATGGCTGATACCAATCGTCCTGGTTTAGAGCTTGCCGGCTTTTTTGAAAACAGTCAGGTAAAGCGTCTTGTTGTATTAGGGGATAAAGAAATTGCCTATATCTCAACAATGAGTGTACAAAAACAACGCAGAGCTTTTGATTTTATCACCAATGAAATTACACCGGCGATTATTATCACAAAAGGACACAAATGCCCGGATGTATTAAAACGTTGTGCGAAACGCAAAAATTTCCCAGTCTTAAGTTCTGAGTCTGCGACAACACGTCTAATTGTAGATCTGGTAGCGTTTTTGGATGAAAAACTAGCCAGTTCTCAATGTCTGCATGGAGGGTTATTATCCATCTATGGAAAAGGCGTGCTGATTCGTGGAGAAAGCGGTATGGGAAAAAGTGAAATTGCACTGGAGTTAATCAAACGCGGACATTTATTAGTCGCAGATGATCGTGTAGATTGTTATCGTATCCACAATAAGATTGTGGGAAAAGCGCCAGAGCTGTTAAGTGGGATGCTGGAAATACGAGGAATCGGGATCATCAATGTTGCCCGTATGTTTGGCGTAAGTTCTGTGCTTCCAAAAACACAGGTGGATTTCCAGGTGAATTTAGAAATGTGGAAACCTGATCAGGATTATGATCGTGTGGGTATTGAAGAAAAGAAACACGAAAATATTCTGGGAGTGGATATTCCTAAAATCGTTGTCCCAGTCAGAGAAGGTCGTTCTATGGCCGTCATTATTGAGTCAGCGGTAACCAATTATATGTTATCCGAAATGGGAATGGATAGCGCTAAAGAATTTGAACAACGTGTATTGGATTATATTGAAAAGAACAAAAATGCACAATAG
- a CDS encoding putative DNA binding domain-containing protein has product MFQIEKFYEYRENNRYEVKKAKNGLPQSLWETYSSFANSNGGVIILGVEENKNGSWHASGLADSSKLLKEFWNIINNRQKVSMNLLRDDDIEIYEQDGNIIMVIYIPKAGRDERPIYINGDMFKGTYRRNYEGDYRCTKDEVMAMLRDQPEETMDMKVLDYFDIDVLNEDTIKAYRNRHVLLSHHHLWEKLEKDEYLQRIGAIAETRNDKKLHPTAAGLLMFGEEYCIVREFPEYFLDYQELLDPTIRWTDRMHSNSGDWTGNLFDFYFRVYHKLTKDVKVPFQIEHGNRIDDTMVHKAIREALANCIINTDYYGKRGIVIKKSSDQIIIENPGDIRTGKQQMIRGGISDPRNKLLMKMFNLIKIGERAGSGVPDIFQVWENENFDTPMIEEQFHPNRTILTLPLSKRNVTIKSDDKKVTIKSGDKRKKTVFTDDSTMLIKETETEYHVPKEKSDDKKVTIKKDVTSKTQTYQQAILDYMETGLEYRLIEFCELLSLKETRVKVLMKALIESGKVETLGANRNRRYKRKS; this is encoded by the coding sequence ATGTTTCAAATTGAAAAATTTTATGAATATAGAGAAAATAATCGTTATGAAGTAAAAAAAGCCAAAAACGGTTTGCCACAAAGTTTATGGGAAACTTATTCTTCTTTTGCGAATTCTAATGGTGGTGTCATTATATTAGGTGTAGAAGAGAATAAAAATGGTTCATGGCATGCTTCTGGTTTAGCAGATTCTTCAAAATTACTAAAAGAATTTTGGAATATTATAAATAATAGACAAAAAGTAAGTATGAATTTATTACGTGATGATGATATTGAAATATATGAACAAGATGGAAACATTATCATGGTAATTTATATACCAAAAGCAGGTAGAGATGAACGGCCAATTTATATTAATGGTGATATGTTTAAAGGAACTTATCGAAGAAATTATGAAGGAGATTATCGTTGTACAAAAGATGAAGTTATGGCGATGCTTCGTGATCAGCCTGAAGAAACAATGGACATGAAAGTCTTAGATTATTTTGATATTGATGTTTTGAATGAGGATACAATAAAAGCGTATCGTAACCGGCATGTTCTGTTGAGTCATCATCATCTTTGGGAAAAACTGGAAAAAGATGAATATCTTCAAAGAATCGGTGCGATTGCTGAAACTAGAAATGATAAAAAGTTACATCCTACAGCAGCAGGCTTATTGATGTTTGGAGAAGAATACTGCATCGTAAGAGAATTTCCTGAATATTTTTTAGATTATCAGGAATTGCTGGATCCAACCATTCGATGGACAGATCGCATGCATTCTAATTCAGGAGATTGGACGGGTAATCTATTTGATTTTTACTTTAGAGTATATCATAAACTAACAAAAGATGTTAAAGTACCTTTTCAAATTGAGCATGGAAACCGTATAGATGATACGATGGTTCATAAAGCGATAAGAGAAGCGTTGGCAAATTGTATTATCAATACAGATTATTATGGAAAACGTGGAATCGTGATCAAAAAAAGCAGTGATCAAATTATTATCGAAAATCCCGGGGATATAAGAACCGGAAAACAGCAAATGATACGAGGTGGTATATCTGATCCCAGAAATAAGCTTTTGATGAAAATGTTTAATCTTATCAAAATTGGAGAAAGAGCAGGGAGTGGTGTGCCTGATATCTTCCAGGTGTGGGAAAATGAAAATTTTGATACGCCCATGATTGAAGAACAATTTCATCCCAACCGTACGATCTTGACTCTGCCGTTATCAAAAAGAAATGTGACGATAAAAAGTGATGATAAAAAAGTGACGATAAAAAGTGGCGATAAGCGTAAAAAAACAGTATTTACAGATGATAGCACTATGCTTATCAAAGAAACAGAAACAGAATATCATGTGCCTAAAGAAAAAAGTGACGATAAAAAAGTGACGATAAAAAAAGATGTAACGTCGAAAACACAAACATATCAACAGGCAATCTTAGATTATATGGAAACAGGTTTGGAATATCGTTTAATAGAATTTTGTGAATTGCTTTCTCTGAAAGAAACACGTGTTAAGGTTTTGATGAAGGCGTTGATTGAATCAGGCAAGGTCGAAACGCTGGGGGCTAATCGTAATCGAAGATATAAACGAAAATCATAA
- a CDS encoding prolipoprotein diacylglyceryl transferase, whose translation MSLFPDMQTVLTIGPLRVTWYAVIILTGAFLAYHLSIRQLKKWGYDEDLFLNFFIMMLPISIIGARIYYVIFEWSNQYAANPIHAFYIWEGGLAIHGGLIAGVLFGVWYFKKHCINGLRVADAIFPNVMLAQAIGRWGNFMNHEAYGGIVADSFYDHFPAFIKDNMYIDGHYRQPTFLFESIGNLIGFFLISFVYKKYGRKKRGDMAWAYLTWYGMVRFFVEGMRTDSLMLGPLRIAQVVSIVGIVIGLCGILGVWDKLFHNLWLFKKAKPVVVFDLDGTLVDTKDLIYASFRHTFEKFKPGYTLSEEELQSFLGPTLKDSFLRYFDASQVDGIIAYYREFNHQYHDDYIKEVPHVKQVLDYLKEQGYDVAVMSNKLKDVVMMGLESAGLTSYFTVVLGGEDVVKPKPDPSGILKACAMIPRSHDDVIYVGDSPTDIEAAKRMGAFSVAFVLDKSRAKQMQDTHPCAIINDMQELITLVKEDHEWSDVTI comes from the coding sequence ATGTCATTATTTCCAGATATGCAAACAGTATTAACCATAGGACCGCTTCGTGTGACCTGGTATGCTGTCATTATTTTAACAGGGGCATTCCTGGCGTATCATTTATCTATTCGCCAGTTAAAAAAATGGGGATATGATGAAGATCTGTTTCTAAATTTCTTTATCATGATGCTGCCAATCAGTATTATTGGCGCAAGAATTTATTATGTAATTTTTGAATGGAGTAATCAGTATGCCGCAAATCCAATTCATGCATTCTATATATGGGAAGGTGGATTGGCAATACATGGAGGCTTGATTGCCGGTGTATTGTTTGGTGTATGGTACTTTAAAAAACATTGTATCAATGGACTGCGTGTTGCGGATGCAATATTTCCTAATGTAATGCTAGCACAGGCAATTGGTCGTTGGGGAAACTTTATGAATCATGAAGCATATGGTGGAATCGTTGCGGATTCCTTCTATGATCATTTTCCAGCTTTTATCAAAGACAATATGTATATTGATGGACATTATCGTCAGCCTACATTCCTATTTGAAAGCATTGGCAATCTGATTGGATTCTTCTTAATTTCCTTTGTTTATAAAAAATACGGGCGTAAAAAACGTGGAGATATGGCATGGGCTTATCTAACATGGTATGGTATGGTGCGTTTCTTTGTGGAAGGCATGCGTACAGATTCTTTGATGTTAGGACCATTACGTATTGCACAGGTAGTATCGATTGTGGGAATCGTAATCGGTTTATGTGGAATACTGGGTGTATGGGATAAGCTGTTTCATAACTTATGGCTGTTTAAAAAAGCAAAACCTGTTGTGGTATTTGATTTAGATGGCACTCTAGTGGATACAAAAGATTTAATTTACGCAAGTTTTAGGCATACTTTTGAAAAATTTAAGCCAGGTTATACCCTAAGTGAAGAAGAACTGCAAAGCTTTTTAGGACCAACCTTAAAAGACAGTTTTTTACGATATTTTGATGCCAGTCAGGTAGATGGAATCATTGCATATTATCGTGAATTTAACCACCAGTATCATGATGACTATATAAAAGAAGTACCACATGTGAAACAGGTATTGGATTATCTGAAGGAGCAGGGCTATGATGTTGCGGTAATGAGCAATAAATTAAAAGATGTTGTGATGATGGGACTGGAAAGTGCTGGTCTTACTTCTTATTTTACAGTTGTATTAGGTGGAGAAGATGTGGTTAAGCCAAAACCTGATCCAAGTGGGATCTTAAAGGCTTGCGCCATGATTCCACGTTCTCATGATGATGTCATCTATGTTGGGGATTCACCAACAGATATAGAAGCAGCAAAACGAATGGGTGCTTTCTCTGTGGCATTTGTGCTGGATAAATCAAGAGCAAAACAAATGCAGGATACACATCCATGTGCTATCATAAACGATATGCAGGAGTTAATAACTCTGGTAAAGGAGGATCACGAATGGAGCGACGTTACGATTTAA
- a CDS encoding DegV family protein, whose product MKTAFVTDSGCGKSVEQLMADGIYSVPLQVSYDGKNFHDQEDITIDEAYALMKDGKMLSTSLPSLGKIEELFSKLKEEGYERIFAVPICSGLSGTINAMAMCCEQLGIVFEYVDCHVTAVVQEYMIKVAKALFEDGKSMEEIKAVLGRIVDTTNTILLPNDLQHLKRGGRLTPLAATLGGLLKIKPILKINQETHGKIDVADKVRTMHRAMDNVIEIMKKEHVDDSYLITVAHADDAKEADVYMEKIKAAFPNAKHQIIKLVSVVGVHTGRGCQAVQYFKMIKD is encoded by the coding sequence ATGAAAACAGCATTTGTGACAGATAGTGGTTGTGGGAAAAGCGTTGAACAACTGATGGCAGATGGGATTTACAGTGTGCCTTTACAGGTAAGTTATGATGGTAAAAACTTTCATGATCAGGAAGATATTACAATAGATGAAGCATATGCTTTAATGAAGGATGGAAAGATGTTATCTACCTCTTTACCATCATTAGGTAAAATAGAAGAATTATTTTCTAAATTAAAAGAAGAAGGATATGAACGTATTTTCGCTGTACCAATTTGTAGTGGATTAAGTGGTACGATCAATGCTATGGCGATGTGTTGTGAACAATTAGGTATTGTATTTGAATATGTAGATTGCCATGTAACTGCAGTTGTGCAGGAATATATGATCAAAGTGGCAAAGGCTTTATTTGAAGATGGCAAAAGCATGGAAGAAATTAAAGCAGTATTGGGAAGAATCGTAGATACAACCAATACTATCCTTTTACCAAATGATCTTCAGCATTTAAAACGTGGCGGTCGTTTAACGCCACTTGCCGCAACACTTGGTGGCTTATTGAAAATCAAACCAATTTTGAAGATTAATCAGGAAACACATGGAAAAATAGATGTTGCGGATAAAGTAAGAACAATGCATCGTGCTATGGATAATGTCATAGAGATTATGAAAAAGGAACATGTGGATGATTCTTATCTGATTACCGTAGCACATGCGGATGACGCAAAAGAGGCTGATGTATATATGGAAAAAATCAAAGCAGCTTTTCCTAATGCCAAGCATCAGATTATTAAATTGGTTAGCGTTGTTGGTGTTCACACCGGCAGAGGCTGTCAGGCGGTACAGTATTTTAAAATGATCAAAGATTAA